In one Drosophila pseudoobscura strain MV-25-SWS-2005 chromosome X, UCI_Dpse_MV25, whole genome shotgun sequence genomic region, the following are encoded:
- the rdgA gene encoding eye-specific diacylglycerol kinase isoform X4 gives MQRLRTTFTRSRTPTGAEMKMQNSLEVPKQVRSASFDEMQLEAQRTSSNRLRQRASSSAEGRALEADRLQVPAGQGRSRSFDSAVIDPTSEDSGAFLDVPQRNKMPRRSSSSSPKTPPPCFHCQLVKQYERQITAEQRFFIDHRELTALSFYSDDDDDDDEEEGAVGGEGLCEDMHGACGGRPLPDVNNEAVARAQAILASTFENDPSTDCEDDAVELDLGLIHLSIEQSRARIPRQMRRHTIDSSVGNSEDEGVDGSGPNSNNSPYFGNTLMPPRPCGITFTLSPTNGDCPFLPTFAFPIDPNSPPGTPSPTQSPSPSPSPSPSPSPSPTPSVVLAVPPPLLELPSCSTGSGQQLLGSTAAVAAAALTLPAIASSQAAAAMATGAVCTLADADDAAAALGAMGLPVRPRRRSISRQEAIFVEPTGSSLENVSMSIEKADSIDAASTRANCGSPTGMFAVAHRTGFVVQDIYLTVPDLRRDRAASVDSCFSKLSSGNKTEELQPTVDGCYLTVPVINTTRSRSVDIVLPTDEQARYKALAMTGNEPGTYGRTATGSNARRPIRIVPDWTENAINGEHYWKTSSASGDLCCLNEECIKSGQRLKCSACQLVAHINCIPYVNEKPTLLCKPTYRDVGIRQYREQTTTHHHWVHRKMEKGKCKQCGKNIMFESIPQAVQSKLFGSKEIVALSCAWCHEIYHNKDTCFNQEKIGEECRLGNYAPIIVPPSWIVKLPNKGNFKSSIRVSNKNAATGSSAAGAGGGTAAGAPGGPGGPGGPGGKGKKQTQRRQKGKDEKKGEPRAFIVKPIPSPEVIPVIVFINPKSGGNQGVKLLGKFQHLLNPRQVFDLTQGGPKMGLDMFRKAPNLRVLACGGDGTVGWVLSVLDQIHPPLSPCPAVGVLPLGTGNDLARALGWGGYFSCQGYTDEPVGKILREIGMSQCVLMDRWRVKVTPNDDVCDDHMDRSKANVPLNVINNYFSFGVDAHIALEFHEAREAHPERFNSRLRNKMYYGQMGGKDLILRQYRNLSQWVTLECDGNDFTSKLRDAGCHAVLFLNIPSYGGGTHPWNDSFGATKPTIDDGLMEVVGLTTYQLPMLQAGMHGTCICQCRKARIITKRTIPMQVDGEACRVKPSIIEIELLNKALMLTKCKNGRGDVQVNPLEKLQLNILRITMQQYEQYHYQREMLSKLANKLGQIEIDSQCDLDHVRNMLNAKFEESITYPKVSQDWCFVDACTAEHYFRIDRAQEHLHYICDIAIDDLLILDHELATMPQTPDQERSFAAFSQRQAQTERRQMDQAQGHAPGSTDEDLQIGSKPIKVMKWKSNKDRLFSFNEDVFGYGFSPILEQTSDAILLAAQSGDLNMLRALHEQGYSLQSVNKNGETALHFACKYNHKDIVKYIISCATKRIINMPDKDHGQTALHIAADTTRRELCVMLVAAGASLQARNAEGNTPMMVAFNRNANEIATYLESKDVEAVKDENEDEKDSSTIIIVWPPPSSSM, from the exons ATGCAGCGTCTTCGCACGACCTTCACGCGTTCGCGGACGCCCACCGGCgccgaaatgaaaatgcagAACAGCCTCGAGGTGCCCAAACAG GTGCGTTCCGCCTCCTTTGACGAGATGCAACTGGAGGCGCAGCGCACGTCCTCGAACCGACTGAGGCAGCGTGCCTCGTCCTCGGCGGAGGGGCGTGCCTTGGAGGCTGATCGTCTGcaggtgccggctgggcaggGCCGCTCGCGCAGCTTCGATTCGGCGGTCATCGATCCGACGAGCGAGGATTCGGGGGCATTCCTGGATGTGCCGCAGCGCAACAAGATGCCGCGGCGCAGCAGCTCGTCGAGCCCGAAGACCCCGCCGCCGTGCTTCCATTGCCAATTGGTGAAGCAGTACGAGCGCCAGATAACAGCGGAGCAGCGCTTCTTCATCGATCATCGAGAGCTCACCGCTCTCAGCTTCTACagcgatgatgacgatgacgacgacgaggaggagggtGCGGTGGGCGGTGAGGGTCTGTGCGAAGACATGCACGGTGCCTGCGGCGGACGGCCGCTTCCCGATGTGAACAACGAGGCGGTGGCTCGGGCGCAGGCCATTCTTGCATCCACATTCGAGAACGACCCGAGCACCGATTGCGAGGACGATGCGGTTGAGCTGGACCTGGGACTGATCCACTTGAGCATCGAGCAATCACGGGCTCGTATTCCGCGGCAGATGCGCCGCCACACCATCGACAGTTCGGTGGGCAATTCCGAGGATGAGGGCGTCGACGGGTCCGGGCCCAACTCCAACAATTCCCCGTATTTCGGCAACACCCTGATGCCGCCCAGACCCTGCGGCATCACCTTCACCCTGTCCCCCACCAACGGCGACTGTCCGTTCCTCCCAACCTTCGCTTTCCCCATCGATCCCAACTCCCCACCAGGCACGCCTTCGCCCACCcagtcgccatcgccatcgccatcaccatcgccgtcgccgtccCCGTCGCCCACCCCGTCGGTGGTGCTGGCCGTTCCACCCCCCCTGCTGGAGCTACCGTCCTGCTCCACGGGCAGCGGACAACAGCTGCTGGGCTCCACCGCAGctgtggccgccgccgccctcaCTCTACCGGCGATTGCCTCCTCGcaagcagccgcagccatGGCCACCGGAGCGGTCTGCACCTTGGCGGATGCAGATGACGCTGCTGCCGCTTTGGGGGCCATGGGCCTGCCGGTTCGCCCCAGACGCCGGTCCATCTCGCGGCAGGAGGCCATCTTCGTGGAGCCGACCGGCAGTTCGCTCGAGAATGTCTCGATGTCGATCGAGAAGGCCGACTCCATTGATGCCGCCTCCACCAGGGCCAACTGCGGCTCGCCCACGGGCATGTTCGCCGTCGCCCATCGCACCGGATTTGTGGTGCAGGACATCTACCTGACCGTACCGGATCTCCGACGGGATCGTGCCGCCTCCGTGGACTCGTGCTTCTCGAAGCTCTCATCAGGCAACAAAACCGAGGAGCTCCAGCCCACCGTGGATGGCTGCTACCTGACCGTACCGGTGATCAACACCACTCGCTCCCGGTCCGTGGACATAGTCCTGCCCACCGACGAGCAGGCGCGCTACAAGGCCCTGGCCATGACTGGCAACGAGCCAGGCACCTACGG GCGTACCGCTACAGGCAGCAATGCCCGTCGGCCCATACGCATTGTGCCCGATTGGACAGAGAATGCAATTAATGGCGAGCACTACTGGAAGACCTCGTCGGCCTCCGGCGATCTCTGTTGCCTCAACGAGGAGTGCATT AAGAGCGGCCAGCGTTTGAAGTGCTCCGCCTGCCAGCTGGTAGCCCACATCAATTGCATTCCGTATGTGAACGAGAAGCCGACGCTGCTGTGCAAGCCCACCTATCGGGATGTGGGGATCAGGCAGTACCGGGAGCAGACGACCACCCACCACCACTGGGTGCACCGCAAGATGGAGAAGGGGAAGTGCAAGCAGTGTGGCAAG AATATTATGTTTGAATCCATACCGCAGGCGGTTCAGAGCAAGCTATTTGGCTCCAAAGAAATTGTAGCTTTGTCCTGTGCCTGGTGTCATGAGATCTATCACAACAAGGACACGTGCTTCAATCAGGAGAAAATCGGCGAAGAGTGTCGTCTCG GCAACTATGCACCGATTATTGTGCCGCCATCGTGGATTGTCAAGCTGCCGAACAAGGGCAACTTCAAGTCCTCCATTCGGGTAAGCAACAAGAACGCTGCCACCGGCTCCTCCGCTGCTGGAGCCGGCGGTGGCACTGCAGCTGGCGCACCTGGCGGACCCGGCGGACCCGGCGGTCCCGGTGGCAAAGGCAAGAAGCAGACCCAGCGCCGGCAGAAGGGCAAGGACGAGAAGAAGGGAGAACCGCGCGCATTCATCGTGAAGCCCATTCCATCGCCGGAGGTAATACCGGTCATTGTCTTTATTAATCCCAAGTCCGGTGGCAATCAGGGCGTCAAGCTACTCGGCAAGTTCCAGCATCTCCTGAACCCACGCCAGGTCTTTGATCTAACGCAAGGAGGTCCCAAAATGGG TCTGGACATGTTCCGCAAGGCGCCGAATCTTCGGGTTTTGGCCTGCGGCGGCGATGGCACCGTCGGCTGGGTGCTCTCCGTCCTCGATCAGATCCATCCACCATTGTCGCCGTGCCCGGCCGTCGGTGTGCTGCCGTTGGGGACGGGCAACGATCTCGCTCGCGCTCTCGGATGGGGCGGG TATTTCTCCTGTCAGGGCTACACGGACGAACCGGTGGGCAAGATCCTACGCGAGATCGGGATGTCGCAGTGCGTCCTCATGGACCGCTGGCGCGTCAAGGTCACGCCCAACGACGATGTCTGCGATGACCACATGGACCGCAGCAAGGCGAACGTGCCCCTGAACGTGATCAACAACTACTTCTCGTTCGGGGTGGATGCCCACATCGCACTGGAGTTCCACGAGGCGCGGGAGGCCCATCCGGAGCGCTTCAATTCGCGGCTGCGCAACAAGATGTACTACGGCCAGATGGGGGGCAAGGATCTGATCCTGCGCCAGTACCGCAACCTCTCCCAGTGGGTGACGCTGGAGTGCGATGGGAATGACTTCACCAGCAAGCTGCGGGACGCCGGCTGCCATGCCGTCCTCTTCCTGAACATACCCAG CTATGGCGGCGGCACCCACCCGTGGAACGACTCGTTCGGGGCGACGAAGCCCACCATTGACGACGGCCTGATGGAGGTGGTGGGGCTGACCACCTACCAGCTGCCGATGCTGCAGGCGGGCATGCACGGCACCTGCATCTGCCAGTGCCGGAAGGCGCGCATCATAACGAAGCGCACCATACCGATGCAGGTGGATGGTGAGGCGTGTCGCGTGAAGCCGTCGATCATTGAGATCGAGCTGTTGAATAAGGCGTTGATGCTGACCAAGTGCAAGAATGGACGTGGCGATGTCCA AGTAAATCCCCTGGAGAAGCTTCAATTGAATATCCTGCGCATTACGATGCAGCAGTATGAGCAATACCACTACCAAAGGGAGATGCTCAGTAAGCTGGCGAACAAGCTCGGCCAGATCGAGATCGACTCACAATGCGATCTGGATCATGTCCGCAATATGCTCAACGCCAAGTTCGAAGAGTCCATCACCTACCCGAAGGTATCGCAGGACTGGTGTTTCGTAGACG CCTGCACTGCAGAGCACTACTTCCGCATCGACAGGGCGCAGGAACATTTACACTACATCTGTGACATCGCCATTGACGATTTACTCATTCTGGATCACGAACTCGCCACCATGCCCCAAACACCCGACCAAGAACGCTCCTTTGCCGCATTCTCGCAGCGTCAGGCCCAGACAGAGCGCCGACAGATGGACCAGGCCCAGGGCCATGCACCAGGCAGCACCG ACGAGGATTTACAAATTGGCTCCAAGCCCATCAAAGTGATGAAGTGGAAGAG CAATAAAGATCGTTTGTTCAGTTTCAACGAAGATGTTTTTGGTTATGGATTCAG CCCTATACTGGAACAAACTTCCGATGCCATACTACTAGCAGCCCAAAGCGGTGATCTCAATATG TTACGTGCACTACATGAACAAGGATACTCATTGCAGTCAGTGAACAAGAACGGAGAGACGGCCCTGCACTTTGCTTGCAAATACAACCATAAGGACATTGTGAAATATATCATCTCATGTGCCACAAAACGCATCATCAATATGCCCGACAAGGACCA CGGACAAACTGCTTTACATATCGCCGCTGATACGACTCGCAGGGAGCTCTGCGTGATGCTGGTGGCCGCCGGGGCTAGTCTGCAGGCACGCAATGCCGAAGGCAACACCCCCATGATGGTGGCCTTCAATCGGAATGCCAACGAGATAGCCACATATTTGGAAAGTAAGGATGTGGAAGCGGTTAAGGATGAGAATGAGGATGAGAAGGacagcagcaccatcatcaTTGTCTGGCCGCCGCCGTCATCGTCCATGTAG
- the rdgA gene encoding eye-specific diacylglycerol kinase isoform X18: MPERRVSQRDVDEIEIESDEEEENLEQGVGLSVQSTRNRRHSPPPMSRGGRRIAGKIPNGNQNERTPDRVHDDDEDAIFEDHGEENDDDEVDEGDIELLDYDTRRTATGSNARRPIRIVPDWTENAINGEHYWKTSSASGDLCCLNEECIVSSKSGQRLKCSACQLVAHINCIPYVNEKPTLLCKPTYRDVGIRQYREQTTTHHHWVHRKMEKGKCKQCGKNIMFESIPQAVQSKLFGSKEIVALSCAWCHEIYHNKDTCFNQEKIGEECRLGNYAPIIVPPSWIVKLPNKGNFKSSIRVSNKNAATGSSAAGAGGGTAAGAPGGPGGPGGPGGKGKKQTQRRQKGKDEKKGEPRAFIVKPIPSPEVIPVIVFINPKSGGNQGVKLLGKFQHLLNPRQVFDLTQGGPKMGLDMFRKAPNLRVLACGGDGTVGWVLSVLDQIHPPLSPCPAVGVLPLGTGNDLARALGWGGYFSCQGYTDEPVGKILREIGMSQCVLMDRWRVKVTPNDDVCDDHMDRSKANVPLNVINNYFSFGVDAHIALEFHEAREAHPERFNSRLRNKMYYGQMGGKDLILRQYRNLSQWVTLECDGNDFTSKLRDAGCHAVLFLNIPSYGGGTHPWNDSFGATKPTIDDGLMEVVGLTTYQLPMLQAGMHGTCICQCRKARIITKRTIPMQVDGEACRVKPSIIEIELLNKALMLTKCKNGRGDVQVNPLEKLQLNILRITMQQYEQYHYQREMLSKLANKLGQIEIDSQCDLDHVRNMLNAKFEESITYPKVSQDWCFVDACTAEHYFRIDRAQEHLHYICDIAIDDLLILDHELATMPQTPDQERSFAAFSQRQAQTERRQMDQAQGHAPGSTDEDLQIGSKPIKVMKWKSNKDRLFSFNEDVFGYGFSPILEQTSDAILLAAQSGDLNMLRALHEQGYSLQSVNKNGETALHFACKYNHKDIVKYIISCATKRIINMPDKDHGQTALHIAADTTRRELCVMLVAAGASLQARNAEGNTPMMVAFNRNANEIATYLESKDVEAVKDENEDEKDSSTIIIVWPPPSSSM, from the exons CAGGCGTACCGCTACAGGCAGCAATGCCCGTCGGCCCATACGCATTGTGCCCGATTGGACAGAGAATGCAATTAATGGCGAGCACTACTGGAAGACCTCGTCGGCCTCCGGCGATCTCTGTTGCCTCAACGAGGAGTGCATTGTAAGTTCA AAGAGCGGCCAGCGTTTGAAGTGCTCCGCCTGCCAGCTGGTAGCCCACATCAATTGCATTCCGTATGTGAACGAGAAGCCGACGCTGCTGTGCAAGCCCACCTATCGGGATGTGGGGATCAGGCAGTACCGGGAGCAGACGACCACCCACCACCACTGGGTGCACCGCAAGATGGAGAAGGGGAAGTGCAAGCAGTGTGGCAAG AATATTATGTTTGAATCCATACCGCAGGCGGTTCAGAGCAAGCTATTTGGCTCCAAAGAAATTGTAGCTTTGTCCTGTGCCTGGTGTCATGAGATCTATCACAACAAGGACACGTGCTTCAATCAGGAGAAAATCGGCGAAGAGTGTCGTCTCG GCAACTATGCACCGATTATTGTGCCGCCATCGTGGATTGTCAAGCTGCCGAACAAGGGCAACTTCAAGTCCTCCATTCGGGTAAGCAACAAGAACGCTGCCACCGGCTCCTCCGCTGCTGGAGCCGGCGGTGGCACTGCAGCTGGCGCACCTGGCGGACCCGGCGGACCCGGCGGTCCCGGTGGCAAAGGCAAGAAGCAGACCCAGCGCCGGCAGAAGGGCAAGGACGAGAAGAAGGGAGAACCGCGCGCATTCATCGTGAAGCCCATTCCATCGCCGGAGGTAATACCGGTCATTGTCTTTATTAATCCCAAGTCCGGTGGCAATCAGGGCGTCAAGCTACTCGGCAAGTTCCAGCATCTCCTGAACCCACGCCAGGTCTTTGATCTAACGCAAGGAGGTCCCAAAATGGG TCTGGACATGTTCCGCAAGGCGCCGAATCTTCGGGTTTTGGCCTGCGGCGGCGATGGCACCGTCGGCTGGGTGCTCTCCGTCCTCGATCAGATCCATCCACCATTGTCGCCGTGCCCGGCCGTCGGTGTGCTGCCGTTGGGGACGGGCAACGATCTCGCTCGCGCTCTCGGATGGGGCGGG TATTTCTCCTGTCAGGGCTACACGGACGAACCGGTGGGCAAGATCCTACGCGAGATCGGGATGTCGCAGTGCGTCCTCATGGACCGCTGGCGCGTCAAGGTCACGCCCAACGACGATGTCTGCGATGACCACATGGACCGCAGCAAGGCGAACGTGCCCCTGAACGTGATCAACAACTACTTCTCGTTCGGGGTGGATGCCCACATCGCACTGGAGTTCCACGAGGCGCGGGAGGCCCATCCGGAGCGCTTCAATTCGCGGCTGCGCAACAAGATGTACTACGGCCAGATGGGGGGCAAGGATCTGATCCTGCGCCAGTACCGCAACCTCTCCCAGTGGGTGACGCTGGAGTGCGATGGGAATGACTTCACCAGCAAGCTGCGGGACGCCGGCTGCCATGCCGTCCTCTTCCTGAACATACCCAG CTATGGCGGCGGCACCCACCCGTGGAACGACTCGTTCGGGGCGACGAAGCCCACCATTGACGACGGCCTGATGGAGGTGGTGGGGCTGACCACCTACCAGCTGCCGATGCTGCAGGCGGGCATGCACGGCACCTGCATCTGCCAGTGCCGGAAGGCGCGCATCATAACGAAGCGCACCATACCGATGCAGGTGGATGGTGAGGCGTGTCGCGTGAAGCCGTCGATCATTGAGATCGAGCTGTTGAATAAGGCGTTGATGCTGACCAAGTGCAAGAATGGACGTGGCGATGTCCA AGTAAATCCCCTGGAGAAGCTTCAATTGAATATCCTGCGCATTACGATGCAGCAGTATGAGCAATACCACTACCAAAGGGAGATGCTCAGTAAGCTGGCGAACAAGCTCGGCCAGATCGAGATCGACTCACAATGCGATCTGGATCATGTCCGCAATATGCTCAACGCCAAGTTCGAAGAGTCCATCACCTACCCGAAGGTATCGCAGGACTGGTGTTTCGTAGACG CCTGCACTGCAGAGCACTACTTCCGCATCGACAGGGCGCAGGAACATTTACACTACATCTGTGACATCGCCATTGACGATTTACTCATTCTGGATCACGAACTCGCCACCATGCCCCAAACACCCGACCAAGAACGCTCCTTTGCCGCATTCTCGCAGCGTCAGGCCCAGACAGAGCGCCGACAGATGGACCAGGCCCAGGGCCATGCACCAGGCAGCACCG ACGAGGATTTACAAATTGGCTCCAAGCCCATCAAAGTGATGAAGTGGAAGAG CAATAAAGATCGTTTGTTCAGTTTCAACGAAGATGTTTTTGGTTATGGATTCAG CCCTATACTGGAACAAACTTCCGATGCCATACTACTAGCAGCCCAAAGCGGTGATCTCAATATG TTACGTGCACTACATGAACAAGGATACTCATTGCAGTCAGTGAACAAGAACGGAGAGACGGCCCTGCACTTTGCTTGCAAATACAACCATAAGGACATTGTGAAATATATCATCTCATGTGCCACAAAACGCATCATCAATATGCCCGACAAGGACCA CGGACAAACTGCTTTACATATCGCCGCTGATACGACTCGCAGGGAGCTCTGCGTGATGCTGGTGGCCGCCGGGGCTAGTCTGCAGGCACGCAATGCCGAAGGCAACACCCCCATGATGGTGGCCTTCAATCGGAATGCCAACGAGATAGCCACATATTTGGAAAGTAAGGATGTGGAAGCGGTTAAGGATGAGAATGAGGATGAGAAGGacagcagcaccatcatcaTTGTCTGGCCGCCGCCGTCATCGTCCATGTAG